One Alphaproteobacteria bacterium DNA segment encodes these proteins:
- a CDS encoding MobA/MobL family protein, with protein MSLDDLINDGWPRAGRLDESEELRAIRALMNGPRGPMVRFNWSAARPRPARIVAPTTECGYRALSIGVTPTATKASTFHLRMSSTSKKPAPQIPRDVRRGHRIALWPSRREVRHLKSVPEAKRHRSTRMWSLPTGHAFLRTPIGQTLSSDFAKAVAHLGREIDPDKRALSRALKHQRYIERSGGYSKRAEEIERDEHGPIIAGNIGLSPDATKAFWQAAVEEETRRDARVQDRLIVELPHWIRASDRRAIIERFGRVFGERNLPWFAAAHLPDRHGDDRNYHMHLVAGTRPFLTKPGNTDDEAGWTFAPTKDRKTQGSEWITYLRRQFADIVNDVCAEAARRDGTEVNRIFFPGRAAEIGLTHAPSVHLGPAKSALLRRGQGTAPRPVPPLLFDTIESAIRCYVRDRESIARATEKFDLLEERDTGARMIRGVCFGRIDAARRAVESCGRFLDQLNEDQSTAQVSAEDAALVREFEAGDFLRRFTRAGESVAAALVALAEFEAEMRRDEMARRQADATPPALADGENKHRRLDEVDSEWVFREIAERLKRPWVPRKGVDGKMVRVVHVKQGVATITIGDDIELRLRHSTNQGWQVEYPRERDEEWLRGASYDVRFWNKVVRSLISITTLNLGAETVKAIISRHGLAAQARQRGQSIEIESPRGLLRVAADGRRADVYGDDPSLRAAFQEIADARAKLRSDVRVLQLLNARRQPKPEGVIARPDRPVSFSTLLRKAYEVKPHDPIEWRYLSNTAHLEKIHRQALARFHPAPIERVTPVPTAPSPATGSAINRDQPTCAHVRSEPTAKTQRTDTRAAAASVEPSPTVPVSPPSTGGGWIDKARNAFDAVRGFWGRRPDPTPPTPPAPTTPGVRAGPQTQPSEAPQTQRSAVVSKPVPAVAKATLAPHASAPPAPLPVAGAQSPKAQIAALYTTRSRERDRGR; from the coding sequence ATGAGCCTCGATGACCTGATAAATGACGGTTGGCCGCGCGCGGGACGGCTCGACGAGAGCGAGGAATTGCGCGCGATCCGCGCGCTCATGAATGGCCCGCGCGGCCCCATGGTCAGATTCAATTGGTCGGCAGCGCGGCCGCGGCCTGCGCGAATCGTCGCGCCGACAACCGAATGCGGCTATCGCGCGCTATCGATTGGTGTCACTCCAACGGCTACCAAAGCCTCCACTTTCCATCTGCGGATGAGCTCGACTTCGAAGAAGCCGGCGCCGCAAATCCCGCGCGACGTTCGTCGAGGACATCGCATAGCTCTTTGGCCAAGTCGCCGAGAAGTCCGGCACCTCAAATCCGTTCCGGAGGCAAAACGCCATCGCTCGACGCGCATGTGGTCTCTGCCCACCGGCCACGCGTTTCTGCGGACACCGATTGGCCAAACTTTGTCGTCGGATTTTGCCAAGGCGGTCGCCCATCTCGGCCGCGAGATCGATCCGGATAAGCGGGCACTTTCACGGGCGTTGAAGCACCAGCGCTACATCGAAAGATCCGGTGGATATTCCAAGCGCGCCGAGGAGATCGAGCGGGACGAACACGGCCCGATCATTGCCGGCAATATCGGCCTGTCGCCGGATGCGACCAAGGCTTTCTGGCAAGCGGCCGTGGAGGAAGAAACGCGTCGCGATGCGCGGGTTCAAGATCGGCTGATTGTCGAACTTCCTCATTGGATCCGAGCATCAGATCGCCGGGCGATCATCGAGCGCTTCGGGCGCGTGTTCGGCGAACGAAACCTCCCTTGGTTCGCCGCCGCGCACCTTCCCGACCGCCATGGTGACGATCGGAACTACCACATGCATTTGGTCGCCGGCACGCGGCCGTTTTTGACCAAGCCGGGCAATACAGACGATGAGGCTGGATGGACATTCGCGCCGACCAAGGACCGCAAGACACAGGGATCTGAGTGGATCACATATCTTCGTCGCCAGTTCGCGGACATCGTCAACGACGTCTGCGCGGAAGCGGCTCGTCGCGATGGCACGGAAGTGAATCGCATTTTCTTCCCAGGCCGCGCCGCCGAGATCGGGCTGACACACGCGCCGAGCGTTCATCTCGGGCCCGCGAAATCCGCCTTATTGCGCCGCGGCCAAGGCACGGCGCCCCGACCGGTCCCGCCGTTGTTGTTTGACACGATCGAAAGCGCGATCCGGTGTTACGTGCGGGATCGTGAGTCGATCGCGCGCGCGACCGAGAAATTCGACCTACTTGAGGAGCGGGATACCGGAGCTCGCATGATCCGTGGCGTCTGCTTCGGTCGAATCGACGCCGCACGCCGCGCGGTCGAATCTTGCGGACGCTTCCTCGATCAACTCAACGAAGATCAATCTACGGCTCAAGTGAGTGCCGAGGACGCGGCCCTCGTCCGAGAATTCGAAGCGGGCGACTTCCTCCGGCGTTTTACGCGTGCCGGTGAAAGCGTCGCGGCCGCTCTCGTGGCACTGGCGGAGTTCGAAGCGGAAATGCGGCGCGATGAAATGGCCCGTCGCCAAGCCGATGCGACGCCGCCCGCGCTTGCCGATGGCGAGAACAAACATCGGCGGCTCGACGAAGTCGACTCCGAATGGGTCTTTCGGGAAATCGCCGAACGCTTGAAGCGCCCTTGGGTGCCGCGTAAGGGCGTCGACGGCAAGATGGTCCGGGTCGTTCATGTCAAGCAAGGCGTCGCGACAATCACGATCGGCGACGATATCGAACTGCGTCTCCGGCATTCGACGAATCAGGGCTGGCAGGTCGAGTACCCACGCGAACGCGACGAAGAATGGTTACGCGGCGCGTCTTACGATGTCCGATTCTGGAACAAGGTTGTCCGATCGCTGATATCGATCACGACTTTGAACCTCGGCGCTGAGACAGTGAAAGCGATCATCTCGCGGCATGGCCTGGCAGCCCAAGCCAGACAGCGCGGACAATCGATCGAAATCGAAAGTCCTAGAGGCCTCCTTCGCGTCGCCGCCGACGGCCGACGCGCCGATGTCTACGGTGACGATCCCAGCCTACGCGCAGCGTTCCAAGAGATCGCCGATGCGCGCGCAAAGCTCCGGTCGGACGTGCGGGTTCTCCAGCTTCTCAACGCGCGGCGCCAGCCGAAACCCGAGGGCGTGATCGCGCGTCCCGATCGACCCGTGAGCTTCAGCACGCTGCTACGCAAAGCCTACGAAGTGAAGCCACATGACCCGATCGAGTGGCGCTACCTTTCCAACACGGCACATCTCGAGAAGATACATCGACAGGCGCTCGCGCGATTCCACCCGGCGCCGATCGAGCGGGTCACGCCAGTGCCCACCGCGCCATCGCCGGCGACCGGAAGCGCGATCAACCGCGATCAGCCGACCTGTGCACATGTAAGAAGCGAGCCAACCGCGAAGACGCAGCGCACCGACACGCGCGCGGCAGCGGCATCCGTCGAGCCGTCGCCGACGGTGCCTGTATCGCCACCCTCGACGGGAGGCGGATGGATAGATAAGGCACGAAACGCGTTCGACGCGGTGCGCGGTTTCTGGGGTCGGCGTCCGGACCCGACACCGCCAACACCTCCCGCGCCGACGACGCCCGGCGTGCGCGCGGGGCCGCAGACGCAGCCTAGCGAAGCGCCCCAAACGCAGCGATCCGCCGTCGTCAGCAAGCCTGTGCCGGCGGTCGCAAAAGCCACGTTGGCCCCTCACGCTTCGGCACCGCCCGCCCCGCTACCCGTGGCGGGCGCGCAATCTCCGAAAGCACAGATCGCGGCGCTCTACACGACGCGAAGCCGGGAACGCGATCGCGGGCGATGA
- a CDS encoding site-specific integrase, translated as MSRPVEPARLTQLTEGGTWYICWHDGTRDRRRSTRTRDRRQAEAALAAHIAADGKPADRRNDALGAAPRAQADVAIADVLATYLESFPDGAPSAATAAVHVTHLVGYFGTQSVSAVTQAACTVGYPRFRADANARRLRRTSPAPIKPGTLRRELTTLQAALQLAVREARLINAPTVTLPAVPPTRERWLSSEEANALLDAADGHVRLFIELGLHTGARTAAILDLTWPQIDLVHNRIDFNPPGRPQTAKRRPFVKINATLHAALTRAREAAKVEAEKAKRPPCPYVVNYCGAKIASVKRALARAITKAELPTRGWDRVTAHVLRHTFATWSAQAGEHMHDIAGALGLSQPRTLEIYAHHHPDYLGGAADAVAERLARTPKK; from the coding sequence ATGTCGCGTCCCGTCGAACCCGCTCGCCTCACGCAGCTCACCGAAGGCGGCACCTGGTACATCTGCTGGCACGATGGCACCCGAGACCGCCGCCGTAGCACGCGCACTCGCGATCGCCGACAAGCTGAAGCGGCGCTCGCGGCGCACATAGCGGCCGACGGCAAACCGGCCGACCGGCGCAACGACGCGCTGGGTGCGGCACCGCGCGCGCAAGCGGATGTCGCGATCGCGGATGTGCTGGCGACCTATCTCGAGTCATTTCCCGATGGCGCGCCCAGTGCCGCGACCGCCGCGGTGCACGTCACGCATCTGGTCGGATATTTCGGAACGCAGTCGGTCAGCGCGGTGACGCAGGCGGCCTGCACCGTCGGCTATCCGCGCTTTCGTGCCGACGCCAATGCGCGACGCTTGCGCCGCACGTCGCCCGCACCGATCAAGCCCGGCACGCTGCGCCGTGAGTTGACCACGCTGCAGGCCGCCCTCCAGCTCGCCGTGCGCGAGGCGCGACTGATAAACGCGCCGACCGTCACGCTGCCGGCGGTGCCGCCGACACGCGAGCGTTGGCTTTCGTCGGAGGAAGCCAACGCGCTGCTCGACGCCGCCGACGGGCATGTGCGTCTCTTCATAGAACTTGGCCTGCACACTGGTGCGCGGACCGCGGCGATCCTGGATCTGACCTGGCCACAAATCGATCTCGTCCATAACCGGATCGATTTCAATCCGCCGGGCCGGCCGCAAACGGCGAAGCGTCGGCCGTTCGTCAAGATCAATGCGACGCTGCACGCCGCGCTGACTCGGGCGCGCGAAGCGGCGAAGGTCGAAGCCGAGAAGGCCAAACGGCCGCCCTGCCCGTATGTCGTGAACTATTGCGGCGCGAAGATCGCTTCCGTGAAGCGAGCGCTCGCGCGGGCGATCACGAAGGCCGAGTTACCGACGCGCGGTTGGGATCGCGTGACCGCGCATGTCCTGCGGCACACCTTTGCGACATGGTCGGCGCAGGCGGGAGAGCATATGCATGATATCGCTGGCGCGCTCGGTCTTTCACAGCCGCGTACCCTTGAGATCTATGCGCATCACCATCCCGACTATCTGGGCGGCGCAGCCGACGCGGTGGCGGAACGGTTGGCGAGGACCCCTAAGAAATAG